A segment of the Oikeobacillus pervagus genome:
AGTTAAAAGATGATTCCTATATTGAATGGGGGTCATCTTTTTTAACCCCCACTGATAGCGGTAATTGTTATAGTAAACCATGTAATGATTTATTTTTGATTTCAATTCCCTCAAGGTTTTTACAGATCGATCATCAACCTCATCCTTAAGGTGGCCAAAGAATGATTCTTGAGGGGCATTATCCCAACAGTTGCCTCTTCGTGACATGGACTGACCTAGACCATGATTCTTTAATAGTTTCTGGAATCTAGGGCTTGTGTAATGACTTCCCTGGTCCGAGTGGATAAAGGCATCTTCATGGAGCTTCACTTTCTTGTTGTTCATCAATTTATGGATCGTCTGCGTTGCAATGTCCAACGTAATTCGGTCAGACACATGGTAAGCTAAAATTTCATTCGTGGATGCGTCTTTTGCGGTCGACAAATAAGCCATACTATTACCGTTATATGGCAAATAAGTGATATCTGTAAGTAACACTTTCCCAGGGATTCCTTGCTTAAATTCCCTATTCAATTTGTTCGGAACAACCTGATGCTCCTTCATTGCTTTGGCGATTTTTTTGTATGGATTTGGCTTTCTGTGAGGACAGACGATTCCATATTTCCTCATAATTCTTTGGATTTTTTTACGGCTAAAGTTAACATCGAACTCATTCTCCAATATCATTTTGATAGAGCGTGAACCCTTCTTATACCCCCGCCGATTAAAGGCTTTCAAAATAATTTCCTTCGCTTCGAGATCTAATTTCTCTCTTGCTTCTCGGACAGAGGAAGCCTTCAGATAGCTATAATATCCAGATCGAGAGACATCTAAGAGGTCACAGAAATACTTAGTCATCCCTTTAAAACTATTTTGCTCAATCGTTTCTTGAATAAGTTGATACGCCAGATTCGGGTTTAGACTTTCGCTTATGTTTAGCAGCCTCCTTTCTGTCGTTTCTAGCTTTTTTAATAATTCCACTTGCCCCTCTAACAGCTCGATTCTTGCCTGTTGCCTTTCAATGACTTCGGACGGTGTGAGTTCACGTTTTAAAGGTCTACCGGAAGCTATTTTCCTTGAATCCGTAAGCCCAATTAAACCATTTTTTTCATAGGCTTTTTTCCATCTGTAAGCTGACTGTTCAATTCGTTTTATGCCAATAATTTCCATATTAAAACCATTCTCCTCGAAAATCTGGCGAGGAAATTTACCGGTTTGGTATTCATCTATAAATCTATTTTTAAAATCGTCTGTATAGGTAATAGACCTTTCGCTGACACGCTGTATATTTGGATTCTTTTGAAGTATGTTTATATCTTTAGTTGAAAAAGTTATTTTACTCATGTTATTCCCTAATCCCCCTACTCTGAAATTCAAGTATATAAAAATACCTGCAGGTTGAACACTCTTTTTTACATGTGTCCAACCTACAGGTACCATTTTAAATTTGATTGGATTCTTTTTTTAATTACTTAATATCAACATGTAGGTATTAATGATATATAGGTATTGTTGACATATAGGTATCATTAATATATAGTTAATGTATGATGAATAAAACTAATATGGATAAATGGATTATACAATCAAGAAAAGGCGTATTTGAATTAGCTATCTTATTATTAATTAGTCAGCGTCCAATGTATGGATATGAACTGACAATAGGTTTAAAGAAATCACTTCCTTTGTTTGAATTAGCAGGTGGAGCAATTTACCCTATTTTAAAAAGATTAACTAAACAAGGATTAATTACTTTTTATTGGGCTGATTCAGAAGGAGGACCCAAACGTAAGTATTATCAAATTACTCAGGAAGGAAAAGAAATAGTAGAAAAAAGATGGGAAGATTACAAAAGT
Coding sequences within it:
- a CDS encoding PadR family transcriptional regulator, which produces MDKWIIQSRKGVFELAILLLISQRPMYGYELTIGLKKSLPLFELAGGAIYPILKRLTKQGLITFYWADSEGGPKRKYYQITQEGKEIVEKRWEDYKSMYSALKNMAGGHHNG
- a CDS encoding IS3 family transposase, yielding MSKITFSTKDINILQKNPNIQRVSERSITYTDDFKNRFIDEYQTGKFPRQIFEENGFNMEIIGIKRIEQSAYRWKKAYEKNGLIGLTDSRKIASGRPLKRELTPSEVIERQQARIELLEGQVELLKKLETTERRLLNISESLNPNLAYQLIQETIEQNSFKGMTKYFCDLLDVSRSGYYSYLKASSVREAREKLDLEAKEIILKAFNRRGYKKGSRSIKMILENEFDVNFSRKKIQRIMRKYGIVCPHRKPNPYKKIAKAMKEHQVVPNKLNREFKQGIPGKVLLTDITYLPYNGNSMAYLSTAKDASTNEILAYHVSDRITLDIATQTIHKLMNNKKVKLHEDAFIHSDQGSHYTSPRFQKLLKNHGLGQSMSRRGNCWDNAPQESFFGHLKDEVDDRSVKTLRELKSKINHYMVYYNNYRYQWGLKKMTPIQYRNHLLTI